From the Lysinibacillus fusiformis genome, the window CGATTTAGGTTCGTGGGGCTATATTATTCACGAACAAGCGGGCGAATTAATCCAACGTATTGGCGTGGATGTCCTGATTACCATTGGGGAGCATGCAAGGATTATGGCTGATCATGCAGTAAAGCTAGGATTTAGCGCACCTGTTTATACATTTAAAAATAGTACGCTAGTCTATCCGTTATTGCAGAAGATTGTCGATGAAAATACCATCATTCTCATTAAGGGAGATATGTATAGCAAACAGGTTTCTACACTAGCAACGGAGCTAAAGCTAAAACCTCCACCACCTGCAAATTAGCTTCTTTCCATATAGGATATTGACTGTGCCATATAGAAGAGCTTGCTAATAAGGTATAGTAATTGATCAAAAGGCAGCACGCTAGATCAAGAGAAAAAATAAGTCATCTACAAGATTGATAAAGAGAGGAGGCGTAGTACACTTGCAATCTATTAGTGTGCAAAAACTTAGGAATGTCCTACAGGGAAAGCTCATTCACGGATCAGATCAATGGTCTGTTAAGCAGGCAATCTACTATAATCGGCATGATTTAACAAAAAGTCATTCACTTATGTTTGTTAGTCGAAACGATCAAATCAATTGGCAAGAGATTGATCGGAAAGGTCCGTCTCTCATCATATCCGATAAACCGTCTACAGAGTTAAAAAATGCACTAGCGAATACAACCGTTTTACAAGTAAAAAGTGTTGCACAGGCCTACTGGACATTTATCGAGTATTATCGTGGACTCTTTCAAATTCCCGTTGTGGCTTTAACAGGAACTTGTGGTAAAACAACAACAAAAGAGATGTTAAAACATATTGCTAGTAAACATTGGCAAGTGCAAGCATCTGTCAGCAGTAAAAACGAGCCAAGGCAATCACTACCTTATTTGACGGGCATTGATGATAAAACACAAGCCGCTATCTTTGAATTAGGCTTAGGGAATACGGGGAATATTAAACATCAATGTATGATCTATCAACCGACTATCGGGATTATTACAAATATTGGTGTGCATCATCTAGATGGCTGTCTCAATCTGGAAGGCTATATTAAGGCCAAATCAGAAATTGTGGAAGGTATTAAAGAGGATGGCACATTAATCATCAATGCTGATGATGCCAATACCAAAAAAATCTCATTGAAAAGATTTAAAGGGAAGATTATCAAGTTTGGCTTACAGGATACGGCAGATTATAAGGCTTCGAAAGTAGAGTTTGCCAATACGGGTATGAAGTTTGTTTTAGAAGTAGCGGATGAAACGTACAATGTATTTGTCCCTGGCTATGGCGAGCATCAGGTCTATAATGCTTTAGCCGCCATCGCAGCTAGTCATGAAATGGGTCTGACCATTCGTCAGGCAATAGCAGGGCTAAGAACGTTTAAACAGATGGCAAGACATTTAGAATTTACGACAGGACTTGGTGACAGTACGATTATTGATGATACGTGGACAAATAACCCGACATCTGTAGAGGCAGCCTTAAAAGTGTTAGATACGGTAGGAAAAGACAAAAAAGTCATTCTCGTTTTAGGGGATATTAAGCGATTAGGCAATTTTGAAGAAAAATATCATCGCGAAATCGGCTCCATGGTAGCACTAAGAAAGATCGATACATTAATTACCATCGGCAAAAGGGCAGAGAAAATTGCCGATCAAGCACAAAAGGATGGAACCAGCGCAGAGGTTCATACGTTTAAAGAGGTAGTAGGCGTTTTAGAATTATTGAAACCAAAGCTTGATGCAGACACGATTGTCTTAATAAAAGGACCAATGTCTAGTAGATCCATGATTGAATTTGCCAATAAACTGAAAAACGCATAGAAAAAGGGTGTCTCAACATGAGTGAGACACCCCATCCTAATTTATTTTAAAACACGTCGAGCGGTTACAAAATTCTTTTGTGCCCAAGTCGAAGAAATGTTTTGTTTCACAATATTATTAGTTGTCATACTAATATATTGGTTATTCCCTATATAAATACCCGTTTGAGTGATTTCTTGTCCACCATTATTCGTAGAGAAGAACAGTAGATCCCCTTTTTGAAGCTGTGATTTTTGAATACGTGTCCCTACTAAAGCCTGTTTACTTGCTAGTTTATCTTTTAAATCAATACCATGCTTTTTAAAGACATAATAAGTAAAACCCGCACTTGTAAAAGTCAGTGCACTCTCATTGTACGTATAACCGAATTTTGCTTTGCTTGTTAAGCCCGAAGCAGTGGCAATAATTTTATCGGCAGATGTACTTGCTGAAGGTGCACTTACACTGGGTGTAGAGGTGCTATCAGAGAAAACGCGCTTCGCTGTAATATAATGTTCAGTATAATAATCTACAAATAACACTCTTGTCATCACACCATCTGAATTAGGGATAATGATACGATGATCACCTGCATAAATTCCGACAAGTGAAGGTGTTTTAGAGCCTTTAACACTATTAAAGAAGACTAAATCACCCTTCTTCAAGTTAGCACGTGCCACAGTAGATCCTTGACTCATTAAATCGTTTAATGAAGTTGAGCCGAGTGTCACACCACTTTTACGATAGATGAAATCAACAAAAGTTGGAGCTGTAAAGCGTAGACTAGCCTCATTTGTTGTTGAGCTAATCGTTACTTTGTTTTTATATGTGAGGGCATTCTCTACAATTTTATCGCCTTTTGTAGCTGGATTGGCAGATAGTAGGGTAGGTAATACTCTACGTGCAGATACATAGTTTTCCGTATAATACGGCTTACTATTTAAATCAGAGATAACAATATTTTGTTTGGTATCAGCCATGTGGATGATTTTATTGTCTCCGATATACATACCGACATGATCGGGATCAGTCCCTGTTTTTTTACTTTTAAAGAACACTAAATCGCCTTTTTGTAATTGGTTTCTCGCTACATAGGTCCCTTGCTGAATCATATAATTTTCATTATACGTACCAAGGTCTACCCCGTTTTTCTCGAAGATGTACATTAAAAATGAAGCACAAGAAAATTTGTATGGGTATGTAGGCTTGTAAACCGAATTGCTGTATGTTGCTTGCCCCATTAAGCTTTTACCAGTCTGAATTAATTGGTCTGCTTTTGCAGCTACCGCCTGTGCGTTGTTCTGGGCATTGGTTGTCGCAGCCTCTACTTGTATCGGCTGGATCGCTGTTTGCACCATTCCAAATGAACTAAATCCAATTGTTAATGCAAGTGTTGTAGATAAAAATCGTTTATTCATGTTGTGTATAACCTCCTAAAGCATCTAGTAGGATTTCTCCTGTATACCTTTGCCATGGAAATAATCGTAGCATGAAAATGTAGGGCTTCTGGGCGGTAAATGTTACCAGGGTAACGGAAGGTAGGGCCTCAACACTTGCTATAAAAGGCTTTATCAAGGGAATTTACAGTTTTATTACAAATGTTTCAGTAAGATGTAATATGGAACAATTCCATGAAAAAAACTGCCCCAAAACGAGGCAGCTTACACGATTTCCTGTATCATTTCTACGCGATTGCCAAACGGATCACGGAATTCAAAGCGCTCGTAATGAGGAATGGGCACAGAATCGAGTATCTCGATTTGATGTTCTGCGAGTTTCTTCCTCCAATACTGAATATCCGCTACTTGATACGCAATATGCGCCTTTGTTGTCAAACGATCGAAGCC encodes:
- a CDS encoding UDP-N-acetylmuramoyl-tripeptide--D-alanyl-D-alanine ligase, which encodes MQSISVQKLRNVLQGKLIHGSDQWSVKQAIYYNRHDLTKSHSLMFVSRNDQINWQEIDRKGPSLIISDKPSTELKNALANTTVLQVKSVAQAYWTFIEYYRGLFQIPVVALTGTCGKTTTKEMLKHIASKHWQVQASVSSKNEPRQSLPYLTGIDDKTQAAIFELGLGNTGNIKHQCMIYQPTIGIITNIGVHHLDGCLNLEGYIKAKSEIVEGIKEDGTLIINADDANTKKISLKRFKGKIIKFGLQDTADYKASKVEFANTGMKFVLEVADETYNVFVPGYGEHQVYNALAAIAASHEMGLTIRQAIAGLRTFKQMARHLEFTTGLGDSTIIDDTWTNNPTSVEAALKVLDTVGKDKKVILVLGDIKRLGNFEEKYHREIGSMVALRKIDTLITIGKRAEKIADQAQKDGTSAEVHTFKEVVGVLELLKPKLDADTIVLIKGPMSSRSMIEFANKLKNA
- a CDS encoding C40 family peptidase → MNKRFLSTTLALTIGFSSFGMVQTAIQPIQVEAATTNAQNNAQAVAAKADQLIQTGKSLMGQATYSNSVYKPTYPYKFSCASFLMYIFEKNGVDLGTYNENYMIQQGTYVARNQLQKGDLVFFKSKKTGTDPDHVGMYIGDNKIIHMADTKQNIVISDLNSKPYYTENYVSARRVLPTLLSANPATKGDKIVENALTYKNKVTISSTTNEASLRFTAPTFVDFIYRKSGVTLGSTSLNDLMSQGSTVARANLKKGDLVFFNSVKGSKTPSLVGIYAGDHRIIIPNSDGVMTRVLFVDYYTEHYITAKRVFSDSTSTPSVSAPSASTSADKIIATASGLTSKAKFGYTYNESALTFTSAGFTYYVFKKHGIDLKDKLASKQALVGTRIQKSQLQKGDLLFFSTNNGGQEITQTGIYIGNNQYISMTTNNIVKQNISSTWAQKNFVTARRVLK
- a CDS encoding VOC family protein, coding for MIMGLHHVQITIPKGCEEQGKDFYCRVLGLQELEKPDSLKGRGGFWLQLGQQEVHVGTEDGFDRLTTKAHIAYQVADIQYWRKKLAEHQIEILDSVPIPHYERFEFRDPFGNRVEMIQEIV